GGTAGGCACGCAGGCATTACAGTCGATACATTCATCAGGGTGAATCGCCAGAAAGTTGGGCCCTTCGTAGAAGCAGTCAACCGGGCAAACCTCGACGCAGTCGGTGTACTTGCAATTAATGCAGGGCTCGCAGACAACGTACGGCATGGCTTATCAGAAAGGTTACGGGATGTTTTGAAAATCACGGGGACGATAGAACCAGATTTCCCAGTCGTCACCGTCGCCACGGGCGATCCAGTGTGCCCAGCCCTTCAAGCGCATGACGCCAAACAGCGGCACCGGTTTGAAGGTAGCCCGCAACCGCAGCACATGTCCGGGTGGCACACGAGCGGCCGTTTCCATGATCAGCGAAAACGGCTCGCCACCGCTGCGCAATATCGGCCGCACGTCCAGTTCAACAAACTGCTCTTCCGAAAGGCCGGCCAGAAAAGCCGGTGGCGAAGTTGTTGCGTCTGCCATGGCTCTGGTTGGATTTCAGTAGGACCGGACATACATGGGAAAACGATAGCGCCGCACTTCGGGATCGATCATATATGGCGACCAGGGTGGCTCCCAGACCAGCTCGATGATGCCACGCTGGATACCCGGCATGCGCTGCAGTACGCGAGCAACTTCCTGCCTGATATAGCTCGACATCGGGCAGACTGGCGTGGTCATCGTAAGCTTGATTGCTACGGT
The sequence above is a segment of the Rhodothermus sp. genome. Coding sequences within it:
- a CDS encoding metal-sulfur cluster assembly factor, with translation MNTPVPSRLEVVERLRSVIDPEVGLNIVDLGLIYDVQVSPEGTVAIKLTMTTPVCPMSSYIRQEVARVLQRMPGIQRGIIELVWEPPWSPYMIDPEVRRYRFPMYVRSY
- a CDS encoding DUF2249 domain-containing protein; translated protein: MADATTSPPAFLAGLSEEQFVELDVRPILRSGGEPFSLIMETAARVPPGHVLRLRATFKPVPLFGVMRLKGWAHWIARGDGDDWEIWFYRPRDFQNIP
- a CDS encoding ferredoxin family protein yields the protein MPYVVCEPCINCKYTDCVEVCPVDCFYEGPNFLAIHPDECIDCNACVPT